The following proteins are encoded in a genomic region of Portunus trituberculatus isolate SZX2019 chromosome 13, ASM1759143v1, whole genome shotgun sequence:
- the LOC123502944 gene encoding proline-rich protein 36-like yields MSGGQEMAQNHTGGLELDERTSTHESRGDTRRGAPHPPSITARATLSWIHRGGAQLLTPAQPASLCILLPPILTPSSLPAQPEDSENALSYVEMPRSRVSFLYPRQNSFLRFEMNVAQSIAVPPCHTSSYLHVLPHSQLPPCHTSTPSHTPSYHSVTLPRLPTFPATTLSHSHALSHSHTLSHSHAFPHSQLPPCHTSMPCHTPSYHPVILPSPVTLPVTTLSHSQLPPCHTPTPCHISTPFHTPSYHPVTFPRFPTLPATSTPCHTPRYSHPASRLSRHATLLQAIRKHRQGHTTDIHPTATYPHVLLHLPPPTTHSCKIDNSSC; encoded by the exons AATCACACAGGTGGCTTAGAGTTAGACGAACGCACTTCAACACATGAGAGTAGAGGGGACACGAGACGAGGCGCGCCACATCCTCCCTCAATCACGGCCAGAGCCACACTGAGTTGGATACACAGAGGAGGGGCCCAGCTCTTGACTCCCGCACAGCCAGCTTCACTTTGCATCCTTTTGCCTCCCATCCTGACTCCCTCGTCCCTCCCTGCCCAGCCTGAGGATTCTGAAAACGCGCTAAGCTATGTGGAAATGCCCCGTTCTCGTGTGTCCTTCCTCTACCCTAGGCAAAACTCATTCCTGCGCTTTGAAATGAACGTTGCACAGTCgattg CCGTCCCTCCCTGCCACACTTCCAGCTACCTCCACGTCCTGCCACACTCCCAGCTACCACCCTGTCACACTTCCACGCCTTCCCACACTCCCAGCTACCACTCTGTCACACTTCCACGCCTTCCCACATTCCCAGCTACCACCCTGTCACACTCCCACGCCCTGTCACACTCCCACACCCTGTCACACTCCCACGCCTTCCCACACTCCCAGCTACCACCCTGTCACACTTCCATGCCCTGTCACACTCCCAGCTACCACCCTGTCATACTTCCAAGCCCTGTCACACTCCCAGTTACCACCCTGTCACACTCCCAGCTACCACCCTGTCACACTCCCACGCCCTGTCACATTTCCACCCCTTTCCACACTCCCAGCTACCACCCTGTCACATTCCCACGCTTTCCCACTCTCCCAGCTACCTCCACCCCCTGTCACACTCCCAGGTACTCCCACCCTGCCTCACGCCTTTCCCGCCACGCCACACTCTTGCAAGCGATAAGGAAACACAGGCAAG GTCACACTACTGATATACACCCCACCGCCACCTACCCCCATGTCCTCCTTCACCTACCTCCCCCTACCACcc ATTCTTGCAAGATTGACAACTCATCATGTTAA